A window of the Carassius carassius chromosome 36, fCarCar2.1, whole genome shotgun sequence genome harbors these coding sequences:
- the LOC132117224 gene encoding 5-hydroxytryptamine receptor 3B-like: MSPVLLLSLLLSVIPQAELVPEKPKRSALNQLTRLLLRKYNCGVRPVQNWTKATTVYIDLTIQSVLEVDGQTQKVTTSIWYRQIWNDEFLVWDPEEFDGITEISLSSDAIWVPDVIISEFVDVGKSPVIPYVYVNCSGTVRNYKPIQVVSACHLEIYAFPFDKQNCTLTFRSWLHSVNEVDLALLRPAEKIANDTKEFMNDGEWELLSVPSHYWTLNLEDRDYAQIQFNVLIRRRPLLYVVSLLIPSIFFMVVDVTSFYLPPNSGTRITFKTSILLGFTVIRVNLMDEIPATAIKTPLIGAFFAVCMALLVLSLAMSIFVVKLLHYSEKEVKEMSMSACLLDKYGSMDQSFIESAFTSMKTLDDMEQSGGFEFDLSPEPDLFSLTEVSNSDSPLEKILQEVVSLRLYLQEEDNEGSSQSYWVELCLKVDKLLFCVYLLIMFIYVMTLLLLWGVWSSA; the protein is encoded by the exons ATGAGTCCTGTCCTCTTGCTATCTTtgttactgtcag TTATTCCACAAGCTGAATTAGTTCCAGAGAAACCAAAGAGATCTGCTCTTAACCAACTTACCAGGTTACTGCTTCGCAAATATAACTGTGGAGTCCGGCCTGTCCAGAACTGGACCAAAGCAACTACCGTTTACATTGACCTTACAATCCAATCTGTCCTAGAGGTG GATGGACAGACTCAGAAAGTGACCACCAGCATTTGGTATCGCCAA ATATGGAACGATGAGTTTCTTGTTTGGGATCCTGAAGAGTTTGATGGAATCACTGAAATATCGCTGTCCTCGGATGCCATCTGGGTGCCTGATGTCATCATAAGTGAATT CGTCGATGTTGGCAAATCTCCAGTCATCCCATATGTTTATGTCAACTGCTCAGGAACAGTAAGAAACTACAAACCCATCCAGGTGGTCTCAGCCTGTCACCTGGAGATTTATGCCTTTCCCTTTGACAAGCAGAACTGCACTCTGACCTTTCGCAGCTGGCTCCACTCAG TTAATGAAGTGGATTTAGCTCTGTTGAGGCCTGCTGAGAAAATCGCCAATGATACGAAAGAGTTCATGAATGATGGTGAATGGGAGCTGCTGTCTGTGCCTTCTCACTACTGGACACTGAACCTAGAGGACAGAGACTACGCACAGATTCAGTTTAAT GTGCTGATCCGCAGGCGCCCCCTGCTGTACGTGGTAAGTCTGCTCATCCCGAGCATCTTCTTCATGGTGGTGGATGTCACCAGCTTCTATCTGCCTCCGAACAGTGGCACTCGCATCACTTTCAAGACCAGCATTCTCTTGGGTTTCACTGTAATCAGAGTGAATCTAATGGATGAAATCCCTGCTACCGCTATTAAAACCCCCCTCATTG GGGCCTTCTTCGCTGTCTGCATGGCGCTACTGGTGCTGAGTTTGGCAATGTCCATATTTGTAGTGAAGCTTTTGCATTACAGTGAGAAGGAGGTCAAGGAGATGTCCATGTCCGCTTGCTTACTAGACAAATATGGCTCAATGGATCAGAGCTTTATTGAGAGCGCTTTCACATCGATGAAGACACTGGATGATATGGAGCAGTCCGGAG GCTTCGAGTTTGATCTCTCTCCAGAGCCAGACCTGTTCTCCCTGACAGAAGTCTCAAACAGTGACTCTCCACTGGAGAAGATCCTGCAGGAGGTGGTGTCTCTCCGACTGTACCTTCAGGAGGAGGACAATGAGGGCAGTTCACAGTCTTACTGGGTGGAACTGTGCCTGAAAGTGGACAAGCTCCTCTTCTGTGTGTACCTGCTAATTATGTTCATCTATGTCATGACTCTACTGCTGCTCTGGGGCGTCTGGAGCTCTGCCTGA
- the LOC132117223 gene encoding 5-hydroxytryptamine receptor 3A-like, with protein sequence MKCSALWTALCVWLYGALVTCSVKKLSNNTGRFANATLVRLNEFLSAGYKKGVRPVRDWRQATTVAIDLMVYAILNVDEKNQVLTTYVWYRQQWIDEFLVWDPEEFDDVKQISIPTANIWVPDILINEFVDVGKSPEIPYVYVGHTGLVSNYKPIQVVTACSLNIYNFPYDVQKCSLTFQSWLHTTKDINITLIRTPEEVMNDKSVFMNQGEWELLHVLSTYKEFSVNNDDYYAEMKFHLVIRRRPLFYTVNLLLPSVFLMVMDIVGFYLPPDSGERVSFKITLLLGYSVFLIIVSDTLPATAIGTPLIGVYFVVCMALLVISLTESVLIVRLVHKQDLQSRVPQWVKHLVLEKATVLLCIRNRKVCTILSQGSDLPLYKENNMNTAVHCNHHSSEGSRDSGRTLGLGLSTRDSGSPVMDGILREITTIRQFMEKKDESREIAKEWLQVGYVLDVLLFRVYLLTVLAYSITLGTLWSVWQNV encoded by the exons ATGAAATGTTCAGCACTCTGGACAGCTCTCTGCGTTTGGCTGTATGGGGCGCTGGTGACTTGCTCAG TGAAGAAGCTAAGCAACAACACCGGGCGTTTCGCCAATGCCACTTTGGTTCGTCTAAATGAGTTTTTAAGTGCCGGATATAAGAAAGGAGTTCGACCAGTGCGCGACTGGAGGCAGGCAACGACGGTGGCTATTGACCTAATGGTTTATGCGATTCTTAATGTG GATGAGAAGAACCAGGTCTTGACGACATATGTGTGGTACAGACAG CAATGGATAGACGAGTTCCTTGTGTGGGATCCAGAAGAATTTGATGACGTTAAACAGATATCCATTCCCACTGCCAACATCTGGGTTCCAGATATTCTTATCAATGAATT TGTGGATGTGGGAAAGTCTCCTGAAATTCCTTACGTCTATGTAGGCCATACTGGGCTTGTTAGCAACTATAAGCCCATCCAGGTAGTGACCGCCTGCTCCCTCAACATCTACAACTTTCCTTATGATGTCCAAAAATGTAGCCTGACTTTCCAGAGCTGGCTACACACAA CTAAAGACATCAATATCACACTAATAAGAACCCCTGAGGAAGTAATGAATGACAAGAGTGTGTTCATGAACCAGGGAGAATGGGAGCTGCTTCACGTCCTCTCTACATACAAAGAGTTCAGCGTAAATAATGATGATTACTATGCCGAAATGAAGTTCCAT cTTGTGATCCGACGCAGACCTCTGTTCTACACAGTCAACCTCCTGTTGCCCAGTGTATTCCTGATGGTGATGGACATCGTTGGATTCTACTTGCCACCAGACAGCGGCGAGAGAGTATCCTTCAAGATCACCCTGCTCTTGGGCTATTCTGTCTTTCTCATCATCGTCTCTGACACTCTGCCAGCGACTGCCATAGGGACCCCTCTCATTG GTGTGTACTTTGTGGTATGCATGGCGCTGCTGGTAATCAGCCTGACCGAGTCTGTTTTGATCGTGAGGCTGGTGCACAAGCAGGATCTGCAGTCTCGTGTGCCCCAGTGGGTCAAACACCTggtgctggagaaggccacggtCCTGCTCTGCATTCGCAACAGGAAGGTCTGCACGATCCTCTCTCAGGGATCTGACCTGCCGCTCTACAAAGAAAACAACATGAACACAG CAGTCCACTGCAACCATCACAGCTCAGAGGGCTCCAGAGACTCTGGGAGAACCCTGGGTTTGGGGCTGTCCACGCGGGACAGCGGGTCTCCTGTCATGGATGGCATCCTGCGTGAAATCACCACCATCCGCCAGTTCATGGAGAAGAAGGATGAGAGCAGGGAGATCGCTAAAGAGTGGCTGCAGGTGGGGTACGTGCTGGACGTCCTGCTGTTCCGCGTCTACCTGCTCACCGTGTTGGCCTACAGCATCACTTTAGGCACACTGTGGTCCGTCTGGCAGAACGTCTGA